In a genomic window of Amblyomma americanum isolate KBUSLIRL-KWMA chromosome 4, ASM5285725v1, whole genome shotgun sequence:
- the LOC144127776 gene encoding uncharacterized protein LOC144127776, with translation MRGKNAAIQAEALEAQISKLPPRQQEAVRQCFAASKVKPNGLRYTKMWVLDCIIMKMKSPRLYEHLRRNSILSLPCKSTLKRYVSAYRTVFGFSDKVLRQLKVKSAELDAWKKHGGLVIDELKLSEHFAVKTSGAIEGFVDLGPFTAAKDKGVPCDHGMVILFVPFQGKWSQVIGYFATHGNMKGDILAKVVIEATVLAEKSGLFVDFITCDGASWNRRMWRISC, from the coding sequence ATGAGAGGGAAAAATGCTGCCATTCAAGCAGAAGCATTAGAAGCACAGATCTCAAAACTGCCCCCCAGACAGCAGGAAGCTGTTCGACAGTGCTTCGCAGCTTCAAAAGTGAAACCTAATGGTCTACGCTACACGAAAATGTGGGTCCTGGACTGCATAATAATGAAGATGAAAAGTCCTCGTCTGTATGAGCATCTTCGCCGTAATAGCATTCTTTCCCTACCGTGCAAATCAACCCTCAAGCGCTATGTATCTGCATATCGCACTGTGTTTGGCTTCAGCGACAAAGTTCTGAGGCAGCTAAAAGTGAAGTCAGCTGAGCTTGATGCCTGGAAAAAACATGGTGGATtagttatagacgagctaaagcTGTCGGAACACTTTGCAGTTAAAACGTCTGGGGCTATTGAGGGTTTTGTAGACCTAGGCCCTTTCACAGCAGCCAAAGACAAAGGTGTCCCATGTGACCATGGCATGGTTATACTATTTGTTCCCTTTCAGGGAAAATGGAGCCAGGTAATTGGCTATTTTGCCACACATGGCAACATGAAGGGGGACATTCTTGCCAAAGTTGTTATTGAGGCAACCGTATTGGCCGAAAAGAGTGGCCTTTTTGTTGATTTCATTACATGCGACGGCGCAAGCTGGAATAGAAGGATGTGGAGGATAAGCTGTTAA